The genomic DNA AATTTCTCAGGGTAACAAAGTGAAGACCATCAAGATCAATGGAATAAATGAAGAGTACGAACTTAATAAGTAATTATGGTACTTGAATAATCCAATCTCCAAGTAGTAGAATCGGCGGCAACAAATTGGATGAACCCCAGAATTGGCCTACTGAGTTTAGATAACCCTTTTTATGTTAAACAACAAAACATAGAACAAGAGGGTGAGAGGTGACTTGGCGAAGTTCTTCGAATAGTACAAGGAAAGCGCACTTCTCCCATTTTGTTCCGGATCAGCAGTTGCATTAAGTCGCGCTGCCTCAATGCCGTCGTTAGCTAAAATCTTTTTCCAACAGACAAGGAAAATTGTGGAAAGATTACATCTCCATTCGTATCCAATTGAAGGCCAGCCAAAGCACCAACTACAATATTTTTTCTAAATGTATATCTAGCAAACAGCTGTGTTATTGCAACGGCTGCAATAGTGCGTTGTGGCTCAGTATTTCTAAGAATCCTTACTGGTACAGGATATCCAGTAAGAGCAGGAAATAGTATTTCTCTATCATCTGCCAATGAAGTTGATTGATACCGAGCAGCGACACCCAACTTGATACCATAGTCAGCGTTTTTTGTACGAACTGCATGATAACCGATCTTTCCTGCTAATTGCATTCCTGCTGTGGTAAATCTATAAGACATGTCTTCACGAGGAAAATTATCTAGCTGCACTAACAATTGATCTTCACCATCATGAATGGTCATTGCAAGTTCGGTTGACCAAGACAATTTGGGCCGAAATTGCTGCTCATATTCAAAGCCGACCATTAGCCCATATAAATCGCCAGTACCACTTTTTCCAGTACCAAGGTTAACGCTGAATATCCGTTTGGGCAACTCTTGAATTCTTTGCCCGAAAACACTTATGTGCATAAGAAGGCCTACAACTACTAAAAGGATATTTTTCATACCGATGTTTAGATGGCCGGGTAGTCCCCAGTCTCACCAATATATAGCAAATGGTGGGATTTCCTTTAATTTATTCATACACGTCGACACTTCTAAGGACGAAAAACTAGTCTCACCAAACGTCCATTCTGTGCGACACTGCGTGTGGGCGCCACGCTAGCCGAATCCGGTTGAAAAAGCGCCTCAAATAGCGGTCTCGCGAATCAATGTATCGCCTCAAGACGCGGAATTGAGTTTGTAATACAGGCAATTTAGTGCAACAGAATAAAACGTTGGGATCCACAATTCTGCGACGGGAGGACGAGACAGGACCAAATATCACAAAACCCAGCTCTACAAATGACAACGGAAGCAGGCCGAAAAGCTGGCATAAGTAGCCATCGAAGTGATGGATTATGTGCTAACAGTCAAAGATGGATGGATAGTGGACCTCAATAAAGATGGGACATTTAAAGGGCTACCTAAATGGAAAAATAGGTAAATTCTGTTTGGCTCAGATTCATAAAATTTCTTGGCTTGTAATTATTGAATCCCACTAGTGATCACTCGTCAGTATGATCACCTTTTTCCAATTTCTCAAAATCCAGGCCGGGAAAGAAGAACTTGTCGCTATCCAGAGAAGCAATTGCAACTACCTTACCATTACTTATTAGCGCTTTGATCGTCATGCCCTCCATTTCACGAGTGCTTTTCACAGAGAGTATCTGAAAGCAACGCAATACGAAATGGCCGAAGAAATCTAAACCTTCATTTGGAATGGAAAAGAACATACTGGGCCCGCCAAATTCATAATAATCTTCTCCGACTCGCACCTCAATTGATGCTGAGAGCGCACTTCCCGAGTTCATTATGGCAGAGCTAAGATCGCCAATCGCATGAATTTCAAAATCAACTACTTCGGCTATTACTGGCACTATTGGATTATCCATAATGTATTTTGTTGAATACTTTTATCCAAGCATCTGCCTAAATATAGAGTAAAAAGATTTCGATTGAACTACACAGTGTAGCGACAACCCAATTTTGTTAGGGGTTCATTTATTTAAATACTCCCTTACAGCCTTTGCAGATGTGCCCGCCTTTTGTACTGCCTGCTTTAACTCTTCCTTAGAAACATTTAAGGCTTTCGTCCAGTAGTCCAGTTCATAATCTTCGTTAACGTTAATCTTGCTGCTGTCAGCTGGTCCTTTTTTGCTTTTGTCGTCGGCCATAATTGAATTATTATTGATTGTTGATCAGGATCATAAAAAAGCCGTACCCGAACGCTTGGCACATACTTTGATGGATAAGTTTTCTGGATCTCAAACTCTTACCTATCACGTGTTATGAGCCTTACCAAATACAATGAAAAGCGGTCTTCAAGTAAAACGCCCGAGCCATTTGGCGGAAAACCTGATAAAAAGGTTCTTCGGTTCGTTGTACAAAAACATGCTGCATCACATCTACACTACGATTTTCGTCTGGAAATGGACGGGGTGCTTAAAAGCTGGGCGGTTCCCAAAGGGCCCTCACTGGATCCGGATGTAAAGCGGCTTGCAATGATGGTTGAAGATCACCCTTATGATTACCGCACTTTTGAAGGGATTATCCCCAAAGGGGAGTATGGTGGGGGGACGGTGATGGTCTGGGACCAGGGCACCTTCGAGCCTTGGGAAGATCCAGCAAAAGACAAAAAGGACAACGAAAAGAAACTGCTTCACCAGCTGTACTCGGGCAAGATTAAATTTGTGCTTAATGGACAGAAACTCAATGGCAGCTTTGCTTTGGTCAAAGCGCATGGTAGGGGAGAGAATGCATGGCTGCTAATGAAACTGGAAGACGAGTATGCCTCAAAGGACGACGTAGCACTGCAAGATAAATCTGTCGTTTCTGGTCTGGACTTACAGCAGATCGCAGCAAGTAGCGATAACGTCTATGGCAGCGATAAAAAAAGAGGCAAAAAGACGGCCTCAAAAAAGGCAGTTAAAGAAACACTTGAAAAGCAAGTTGATCCCGATGATACGCAGGTGCCGCAGCCGGCCACGGACGTCGCAGCGATTTTGACAAAAGCCCCGAAAGGTAAATTTGATAATACCATCAAACCTATGCTGGCTACGCTCGTGGACGCCCCTTTCGACGATGAAGGATGGCAATATGAAGTTAAATGGGATGGCTACCGCGCGCTGGCCTTCATGAATGGGGCAGAAGCAGAGCTGAAATCCCGGAATAACAAATCCTTTGATGATAAATTTTATCCGGTGCTTGCCGCTGTCAAGAGATGGGGAGTGAATGCGGTCGTCGACGGTGAGATCGTCGTAGTCAATGAGAATGGCATAAGCAATTTCAATAATCTTCAAAACTGGCGAAGCGAAGCGGACGGGCAGCTCCTTTTCTACGTTTTTGACGTGCTTTGGCTGGACGGCAAAAACTTGATGGGATTGACCCAGCAGGAGCGAAGTGCCGTGCTTCTTTCGCTAATACCAGAAGATGACATTATCCGCACCGGTTTCAGTGTCCAGGCCACAGGGACAGATTTTTTCAATGTTGCCAAAGACATGGGACTGGAAGGGATCATTGCCAAAAGGTCGGATAGTACTTATGTGCCTGGTGACCGCTCAAAAAACTGGCTTAAAATTAAAGTCCAGAAAAGGCAGGAGGTCATCATCGCGGGCTACACAAAGAATGATGGTTCACCCAAATCATTTAGTGCGTTGCTGCTGGGCGCTTACCGCCATGGCCGCCTGGAATATGTAGGCAAGGTTGGGACCGGCTTCAATGATAAACAGCAAAGGGAGATGATTGCGCAATTTAAGCCTCTCATTATTGAAGACGCGCCATTTGACGCCATGCCCGATTATAATAAACCATCCCGGTTTCGCCGTAACCCGCCACATGCAAGCGCAACATGGCTTAAACCGGAACTCGTATGTGAGATTAATTTTACGGAAATCACGGAAGATGGCGTGTTTCGCCACCCATCGTTCCTAGCACTTAGGGAAGACAAGAATGCCAGGGAAGTTGTCATTGAGACCGCATCAGATACTGAGGAAGTAATCGAGAAAACTCCTGGCCCGACGATCAAAGACGTAATAAAGCCCCCACAACGCAGCGCGGTTAAAACGCTTTTGAACCCCAAAGAGAAGACACAATGCAAAAAACTCAATGGGCAGGAGCTTAAATTTACAAACCTTGACAAAATCTACTGGCCGGATGAAAAGATAACCAAGCGCCAGATGCTCAATTACTATTATCAGGTTGCGCCCTACATCTTGCCTTACCTGAAAGACAGGCCAGAATCACTTAACCGGCATCCGGGTGGTATTAAAGGTCCCAGCTTTTACCAAAAGGATGTCACTGGCAAGGTGCCCAGTTGGATGACCACCTATCTTTATCATAGCAATGATGAGCCCGAAGACAAGAACTACCTGATTGCAAACGATGAAGCAACGCTTCTATACATGGCAAATCTGGGTGCGATTGAAATCAATCCGTGGAGCTCAACGACCGATAACCCTGATAACCCTACATGGTGCGTGATTGATTTAGATCCCGCCGACAAAACGACGTTTGACCAGGTGGTCCAGGCTGCGCAGGTCACAAAAAGCGTATTGGACGAGCTGGGCGTGCCATCGTATCCTAAAACAAGTGGGTCAACCGGCATCCATATTTATATTCCTTTTGAAGGCCAGTATACCTATGAGCAATCCAAGGAATTTGCAAGGGTTGTTGTAACGCTCGTACACCGTCAAATACCAGAATTCACGAGTCTGGAAAGGGCAGTTAAAGCCAGGAATGGAAAAATGTACCTGGACTTCCTGCAAAACCGTCCTGGCGCAACGCTGGCCGCACCATACTCCGTACGTCCCAAACCCGGTGCAACCGTGTCGATGCCGCTGCACTGGGACGAAGTAAAACCAGGGCTTAAAATGTCTGATTTCACGATTTTTAACGCAATGGAGCGGCTGCAAGGCCAGGGCGACCTTTTCAGTCCCGTGCTGGGAAAAGGAATTGATTTGCGCAAGATCGTTGGGGAAGACTGAAAACTTCGAATAGCCTAAGAAAAAGTGAAGATAGCCACATATAATATAAACGGGATTAATGGGCGCTTGCAGGTACTGCTCAGGTGGCTGGCCGAAGCGCAGCCTGACATTGTTTGTTTGCAGGAGCTGAAAGCTCCGCAGGACAAATTTCCCAAAAAAGCGCTGCTGGATGCTGGATATAATGCTGTCTGGCATGGACAAAAGATGTGGAATGGTGTAGCTATCCTGGCAAAGGGAAAAGAGCTTCAAGAAGTCAGAAATACATTGCCTGGGGATGATCAGGATGATCATAGCCGCTATATAGAAGCAATCGTTGACAGGATGCTGATCTGCTGCCTGTACCTGCCTAATGGAAATCCTGCTCCGGGGCCGAAGTTCGAATACAAGCTTGCCTGGCTGAAAAGATTAAAGAAGCATGCAAAATACCTACTTTCCGAAGAAGTCCCAGTTGTTTTAGCAGGGGACTATAACGTCATACCCACAGAGAGGGATGTTTATAAACCCGAGCGGTGGGAAAGCAATGCACTTTATTTCCCCCAAGCCCGCAAAGCATATAAAGAATTAGTTGACCAGGGATGGACAGATTCTATTCGGCACTTGTACCCACAGGAAACCGTATACACGTTCTGGGATTACCTTCGAAATGCCTATGGCCGCAATGCCGGCCTTCGTCTGGACCACCTGCTTTTAAGCCCTCAGATTGCCGGCCGCCTGATCGGGGCAGGTGTCGACACGCATGTTCGTGGGTGGGAAAAGTCAAGTGACCATGCACCAGCATGGATCGAGCTTTTGGAAAATGAAAATTAACATTTAACCTAATATTGCTATGCCCTGGTATAATGGAGATTACCCACCATCCTATAAAAACCAACCGCTAAAAATTCGGGAGAAAGCGGTAGAGATTGCCAATGCCCTGTTGCTTGATGGCACAGACGAAGGCATTGCTATTGCAACAGGCTTAAAAAAGGCCCGGGAGTATTTCGATGATTTGAAAAATAAAGCTAACAATGAATAATGCTTAATGGGAGTCCGTTAGCAATATTTACTAAGTTAACGCCCCAAAGTCCGTTATTTAGGACGACATAACCAATTCCAATGAAAAACGTCAGCACAGTAAATGTTGTAATCGACATTCCGCACGAAATACATCAGGAAGTCATTGGTAATCTTCCTTTCTCTTTGGCGGAGTTTGCTGGTATTACACAGCAGGGCCTGCTTATTGGCCAAGTGGAAAGTGGTGATAACATTGAAGACTACCGCCAAATCTTAAAAGGTTTAGCACTCAGAAGGTTTCGGCTGGAATTTGGAGCTTTCAAAACCAGAAGTTACCAGAACAAGGAAAACCCGTATGAGCTTTTACTGAGCATTAAAAAAACCAAGCAGTACAATGCCTTTAAACAGTCGCTGGTCCAGGGCATTGCAATGGTACCGATCAAAGATGTAGAATGGCTCATTGCTAGTGAGATTCCAATGTCATACGATGAAACAATGGAGGCAGTTTCGCATTTTCAACCTAAGCGTGTTAAGTCGTTTCTAGTCAGCCGCCTTCTGCTGACGCGTGAAGCAAGTGGATATGTCGAGTTTGACCTTCCCTTAACCCAGGAAAGTTTGCCATTATTCCCACTTCTTTAACCATGGTCATGATGAGATGA from Dyadobacter chenhuakuii includes the following:
- a CDS encoding DUF3606 domain-containing protein codes for the protein MADDKSKKGPADSSKINVNEDYELDYWTKALNVSKEELKQAVQKAGTSAKAVREYLNK
- a CDS encoding DUF2188 domain-containing protein, which codes for MPWYNGDYPPSYKNQPLKIREKAVEIANALLLDGTDEGIAIATGLKKAREYFDDLKNKANNE
- the xth gene encoding exodeoxyribonuclease III, coding for MKIATYNINGINGRLQVLLRWLAEAQPDIVCLQELKAPQDKFPKKALLDAGYNAVWHGQKMWNGVAILAKGKELQEVRNTLPGDDQDDHSRYIEAIVDRMLICCLYLPNGNPAPGPKFEYKLAWLKRLKKHAKYLLSEEVPVVLAGDYNVIPTERDVYKPERWESNALYFPQARKAYKELVDQGWTDSIRHLYPQETVYTFWDYLRNAYGRNAGLRLDHLLLSPQIAGRLIGAGVDTHVRGWEKSSDHAPAWIELLENEN
- the ligD gene encoding DNA ligase D, with protein sequence MSLTKYNEKRSSSKTPEPFGGKPDKKVLRFVVQKHAASHLHYDFRLEMDGVLKSWAVPKGPSLDPDVKRLAMMVEDHPYDYRTFEGIIPKGEYGGGTVMVWDQGTFEPWEDPAKDKKDNEKKLLHQLYSGKIKFVLNGQKLNGSFALVKAHGRGENAWLLMKLEDEYASKDDVALQDKSVVSGLDLQQIAASSDNVYGSDKKRGKKTASKKAVKETLEKQVDPDDTQVPQPATDVAAILTKAPKGKFDNTIKPMLATLVDAPFDDEGWQYEVKWDGYRALAFMNGAEAELKSRNNKSFDDKFYPVLAAVKRWGVNAVVDGEIVVVNENGISNFNNLQNWRSEADGQLLFYVFDVLWLDGKNLMGLTQQERSAVLLSLIPEDDIIRTGFSVQATGTDFFNVAKDMGLEGIIAKRSDSTYVPGDRSKNWLKIKVQKRQEVIIAGYTKNDGSPKSFSALLLGAYRHGRLEYVGKVGTGFNDKQQREMIAQFKPLIIEDAPFDAMPDYNKPSRFRRNPPHASATWLKPELVCEINFTEITEDGVFRHPSFLALREDKNAREVVIETASDTEEVIEKTPGPTIKDVIKPPQRSAVKTLLNPKEKTQCKKLNGQELKFTNLDKIYWPDEKITKRQMLNYYYQVAPYILPYLKDRPESLNRHPGGIKGPSFYQKDVTGKVPSWMTTYLYHSNDEPEDKNYLIANDEATLLYMANLGAIEINPWSSTTDNPDNPTWCVIDLDPADKTTFDQVVQAAQVTKSVLDELGVPSYPKTSGSTGIHIYIPFEGQYTYEQSKEFARVVVTLVHRQIPEFTSLERAVKARNGKMYLDFLQNRPGATLAAPYSVRPKPGATVSMPLHWDEVKPGLKMSDFTIFNAMERLQGQGDLFSPVLGKGIDLRKIVGED